One bacterium DNA window includes the following coding sequences:
- a CDS encoding metal-dependent hydrolase produces the protein MRVIDFHTHPWRPQDFTPANREYIERISPAVREHGDRLSDVRFAAELLRAEGVEHAVMLPEHCPATSGMVRTETVIELCAESDGFFLPFACVNPNTDPAPARLLRSWLASAPIRGLKLYPSYQFFYPDDRRLYPVYEVCQEHRIPVLFHVGTSILPGTRLRYCDPLRLDDVAVDFPDLPIVMAHGGRGFWYEACATLATVHANVYIDVAGLVPGRLLEHFPRLQRLADKFVFGSDWPAMPKTVSHNVRAIAALGLAPDALDRILYRNAARLLGLDAAGGQSGGGR, from the coding sequence ATGCGGGTCATTGACTTCCACACCCACCCGTGGCGGCCCCAGGACTTCACTCCCGCCAACCGGGAGTACATCGAGCGGATCTCGCCGGCGGTCCGGGAACACGGGGACCGGCTCTCGGACGTGCGCTTCGCCGCGGAGCTGCTCCGGGCCGAGGGCGTCGAGCACGCCGTCATGCTCCCGGAGCACTGCCCCGCCACGTCGGGAATGGTGAGGACCGAGACGGTGATCGAGCTGTGCGCGGAGTCGGACGGCTTCTTCCTCCCGTTCGCGTGCGTGAACCCCAACACGGACCCGGCGCCCGCCCGTCTGCTCCGGAGCTGGCTGGCCAGCGCGCCGATCCGGGGGCTGAAGCTCTACCCGTCGTACCAGTTCTTCTATCCGGACGACCGGCGGCTCTACCCCGTCTACGAGGTCTGCCAGGAGCACCGCATCCCCGTGCTCTTCCACGTGGGCACGTCCATCCTGCCGGGCACGCGGCTCAGGTACTGCGATCCGTTGCGCCTGGATGACGTGGCCGTGGACTTCCCGGACCTGCCCATCGTCATGGCGCACGGCGGCCGCGGCTTCTGGTACGAGGCGTGCGCCACCCTGGCGACCGTCCACGCCAACGTCTACATCGACGTGGCGGGCCTCGTCCCGGGGCGGCTGCTCGAGCACTTCCCGCGGCTCCAGCGGCTCGCCGACAAGTTCGTGTTCGGTAGCGATTGGCCGGCCATGCCCAAGACCGTCTCGCACAACGTCCGCGCCATCGCGGCGCTGGGCCTGGCGCCCGATGCGCTGGACCGCATCCTCTACCGCAACGCCGCACGGCTGCTCGGACTCGACGCCGCCGGCGGACAGAGCGGAGGCGGCCGTTGA
- a CDS encoding endopeptidase La — protein sequence MPPRSGRSWSAPPSISTTGSSEPMTANAAGPALPDRLPVMPMRSTIVFPLGVLGVQIGMRPTLEMLAENPAESLIVAAVIAPGGPDDPIDPRALEKIGVAARLSDRLNLPGGTVQATLQGLHRIRLVSVEEAHGFVARVEPVVETPVPEDVADDLIARILTALEALAAEVDRISPEVPRILRMNVADPGRFADLVATLANFSAASKDRILQHLDVRERLEYVLEELEGQLRRVREVEQARDEAAAREEAQKPMTPADRAAALRHRINMLRAELGEVDPVEREVIELLRRIDAARLPARAAAEARAEVERLRSVNPTSTEASDIRSYVDWLLHMPWTQRATSGTDAIDLAAVRKALDEELLGLDDPKDRLLDYLAVAKLRGDLRGPIPCIVGPPDVGKTALVAALARGLGRPLASLDLGGRGESALIGTRRTRSGAQPGKIAGALRDVGVRDPVFLLEEMDQVGLGKVDGDPVEALEEILEWDGRRQFVDRYLDVPFDLTDVLFIATAHDFYRVPSDLRDLLVEIRIAGYTPEEKVDIALERMLPRLIREHGLEPDDVAFDRDTLFFLARGYARDSGLGLLHRALGTLLRTRARAKAQGDTECWTFTPEKIESILGLPRYIATTAESAPEVGVVTGLAWTASGGELMFIEALKMPGSGRLIITGLLGDVMRESVNAAYSYVRSRGDELQIPEAAFRDYDVHVHFPVGAIPKDGPSAGIAVTLAIASTLSNRPVRHDIAMTGEVTLRGKVLEIGGVKEKVLAAYRAGIRHVILPRGNERDLRDVPQEVRERIAFEFVDRMDDVIRLALLPGPEAEDGRKEGKPERKRKREARAATTSAAGAAEPDRSVSRAARREERTQRKRRGKE from the coding sequence ATGCCCCCGCGATCTGGCAGGAGCTGGAGCGCGCCGCCGTCCATCTCTACGACCGGATCCTCTGAGCCCATGACCGCCAACGCTGCCGGACCCGCGCTCCCCGACCGTCTCCCCGTCATGCCGATGCGGAGCACCATCGTCTTCCCGCTCGGCGTGCTGGGCGTGCAGATCGGCATGCGTCCCACCCTCGAGATGCTGGCGGAGAACCCCGCCGAGAGCCTGATCGTCGCTGCGGTGATCGCGCCCGGCGGGCCGGACGATCCGATCGACCCGCGAGCGCTCGAGAAGATCGGCGTCGCCGCCCGCCTCTCCGACCGCCTGAACCTGCCCGGCGGGACGGTCCAGGCCACGCTCCAGGGGCTGCACCGCATTCGCCTCGTCTCCGTCGAGGAGGCGCACGGCTTCGTCGCGCGCGTCGAGCCGGTGGTGGAGACGCCGGTCCCGGAGGACGTGGCGGACGACTTGATCGCCCGCATCCTCACCGCGCTCGAGGCGCTGGCCGCGGAGGTGGACCGCATCTCGCCCGAGGTCCCGCGCATCCTGCGCATGAACGTGGCGGACCCCGGCCGCTTCGCGGACCTCGTCGCGACGCTCGCCAACTTCAGCGCCGCCAGCAAGGACCGCATCCTCCAGCACCTGGACGTCCGCGAGCGCCTGGAGTACGTCCTGGAGGAGCTGGAAGGCCAGCTCCGACGCGTGCGCGAGGTCGAGCAGGCCAGGGATGAGGCCGCCGCACGGGAGGAGGCGCAGAAGCCGATGACGCCGGCGGATCGCGCGGCCGCGCTCCGCCACCGCATCAACATGCTGCGCGCCGAGCTGGGCGAGGTGGATCCTGTCGAGCGCGAGGTGATCGAGCTGCTGCGCCGCATCGACGCCGCGCGTCTGCCCGCACGTGCGGCGGCCGAGGCCCGCGCCGAGGTCGAGCGCCTGCGCAGCGTCAACCCCACCTCCACCGAGGCGAGCGACATCCGCAGCTACGTGGACTGGCTGCTCCACATGCCGTGGACCCAGCGGGCGACGTCCGGCACCGACGCCATCGACCTCGCCGCGGTGCGCAAGGCGCTGGACGAAGAGCTGCTCGGCCTCGACGACCCCAAGGACCGACTGCTCGACTACCTGGCCGTCGCCAAGCTCCGCGGCGACCTGCGCGGCCCGATCCCCTGCATCGTCGGCCCGCCCGACGTCGGCAAGACCGCGCTCGTCGCCGCCCTCGCCCGCGGTCTCGGCCGGCCACTCGCCAGTCTCGACCTCGGCGGCCGCGGCGAGTCCGCGCTCATCGGTACACGCCGCACCCGCTCCGGCGCGCAGCCCGGCAAGATCGCCGGCGCGCTGCGCGACGTGGGTGTGCGGGACCCCGTGTTCCTGCTCGAGGAGATGGACCAGGTCGGGCTGGGCAAGGTGGACGGCGACCCGGTCGAGGCGCTCGAGGAGATCCTGGAGTGGGATGGCCGCAGGCAGTTCGTGGACCGCTACCTCGACGTGCCCTTCGACCTCACCGACGTGCTCTTCATCGCGACGGCCCACGACTTCTACCGTGTGCCGAGCGACCTGCGCGACCTGCTCGTCGAGATCCGGATCGCCGGCTACACGCCCGAGGAGAAGGTCGACATCGCGCTCGAGCGCATGCTGCCCCGCCTGATCCGGGAGCACGGGCTCGAGCCCGACGACGTCGCCTTCGACCGCGACACGCTCTTCTTCCTGGCCCGCGGCTACGCCCGCGACTCCGGCCTCGGCCTCCTGCACCGCGCGCTGGGAACGCTGCTGCGCACCCGCGCCCGCGCGAAGGCCCAGGGCGACACCGAATGCTGGACGTTCACGCCCGAGAAGATCGAGAGCATCCTCGGCCTGCCGCGCTACATCGCGACCACGGCGGAGAGCGCGCCCGAGGTCGGCGTCGTCACCGGCCTCGCGTGGACCGCCTCGGGCGGCGAGCTCATGTTCATCGAGGCGCTCAAGATGCCCGGCTCCGGCCGCCTCATCATTACCGGCCTGCTCGGCGATGTCATGCGCGAGTCCGTGAACGCGGCGTACTCTTACGTCCGGAGCCGGGGCGACGAGCTCCAGATCCCGGAAGCGGCGTTCCGCGACTACGACGTGCACGTCCACTTCCCGGTGGGCGCCATCCCCAAGGACGGCCCGTCCGCCGGCATCGCCGTCACCCTCGCCATCGCCTCCACTCTGTCCAACCGCCCCGTCCGTCACGACATCGCCATGACGGGCGAGGTCACGCTGCGGGGCAAGGTGCTGGAGATCGGCGGCGTGAAGGAGAAGGTGCTGGCCGCGTACCGCGCCGGCATCCGGCACGTCATCCTGCCGCGCGGCAACGAGCGCGACCTGCGGGACGTGCCGCAGGAAGTGCGGGAGCGGATCGCGTTCGAGTTCGTGGACCGCATGGACGACGTCATCCGCCTCGCGCTGCTGCCCGGCCCGGAGGCCGAGGACGGCAGGAAAGAAGGCAAGCCGGAGCGAAAGAGGAAGCGCGAAGCCAGAGCGGCCACCACCTCGGCCGCAGGGGCCGCCGAGCCAGACCGCTCCGTCTCGCGCGCCGCCCGCCGCGAGGAGCGGACGCAGCGCAAACGACGCGGCAAGGAGTAG
- a CDS encoding aminotransferase, translated as MDDRAPRPRTARRTHGFTESVIREMTRVANEYGAINLAQGFPDFPAPEVIKEAACEAIRADINQYAVTWGSPRLRRAIAAKYARFYGMEVDEAREITVTCGATEAAAAALLAVVDPGDEVVIFEPFYENYGPDTILCGAKPVFVPLPLDGGVDLDRLAAAFSPRTRAIVLNTPNNPTGHVFTREELESIAELCQRYGAIAITDEIYEHILYEGTHIPLAALPGMRERTITISGLSKTFSITGWRIGTIVAPPDLTAAIRKVHDFLTVGAPAPLQEGVAAGLELLGDDYYAALARDYAQRRDVLYAALVDAGFRCKPPQGAYYILADFSALSDMNDVAFSKWLARGGVPEGEDRGEGRDANGVAPVPGSSFFHDPTQGRTLVRFAFCKRIETLEEAGRRLRELKPALAGGVG; from the coding sequence ATGGACGATCGCGCACCGCGACCCCGCACGGCGCGTCGTACCCACGGCTTCACCGAGTCCGTGATCCGGGAGATGACGCGCGTCGCCAACGAGTACGGCGCCATCAACCTCGCACAGGGCTTCCCCGACTTTCCCGCCCCCGAGGTCATCAAGGAGGCCGCGTGCGAGGCGATCCGTGCGGACATCAACCAGTACGCCGTCACCTGGGGCTCGCCACGCCTGCGCCGCGCCATCGCCGCCAAGTACGCACGGTTCTACGGGATGGAGGTCGACGAGGCGCGGGAGATCACCGTCACCTGCGGAGCCACCGAAGCCGCGGCCGCGGCCCTGCTGGCCGTCGTCGACCCCGGCGACGAGGTGGTGATCTTCGAGCCGTTCTACGAGAACTACGGGCCCGACACGATCCTCTGCGGCGCGAAGCCCGTCTTCGTCCCGCTGCCGCTCGACGGCGGCGTGGACCTGGACCGGCTCGCCGCTGCGTTCTCGCCGCGCACGCGCGCCATCGTCCTGAACACGCCCAACAACCCCACGGGCCACGTCTTCACCCGCGAGGAGCTGGAGTCCATCGCGGAGCTGTGCCAGCGCTACGGCGCCATCGCGATCACGGACGAGATCTACGAGCACATCCTCTACGAGGGCACGCACATCCCGCTCGCCGCGCTGCCCGGCATGCGCGAGCGCACCATCACCATCAGCGGGCTCTCCAAGACGTTCAGCATCACCGGCTGGCGCATCGGCACGATCGTCGCTCCGCCGGACCTCACCGCGGCGATCCGCAAGGTGCACGACTTCCTCACCGTCGGTGCGCCCGCGCCGCTCCAGGAAGGCGTCGCTGCCGGGCTCGAGCTCCTCGGCGACGACTACTACGCCGCTCTTGCCCGCGACTACGCGCAACGCCGCGACGTGCTCTACGCGGCGCTCGTGGACGCCGGCTTCCGCTGCAAGCCGCCGCAGGGAGCCTACTACATCCTCGCGGATTTCTCCGCGCTCAGCGATATGAACGACGTGGCGTTCTCCAAGTGGCTCGCGCGCGGCGGTGTGCCGGAAGGCGAGGATCGCGGCGAGGGACGCGATGCGAACGGCGTCGCGCCGGTGCCGGGGTCGAGCTTCTTCCACGACCCGACGCAGGGCCGCACGCTCGTGCGCTTCGCGTTCTGCAAGCGGATCGAGACGCTGGAGGAGGCGGGACGGCGGCTCAGGGAGCTCAAGCCGGCGCTGGCGGGCGGGGTGGGCTGA
- a CDS encoding phosphonate ABC transporter ATP-binding protein — MIRLRGVERYYETKAGRTYVLRQIDLDIREGEFLTIMGPSGAGKSTLLSILGMLDAGWQGQYWLMGHAVHELHPKRRVELNRQYIGFVFQQYHLLDDLTVAENLEVPLAYRNVPRKQRQAMVADILDRFQIVAKKDLYPNQLSGGQQQLVAVARAIIAKPKIILADEPTGNLHSSQGKEIMELFKRLNEEEGTTIVQVTHSEANAAYGDRTIHLLDGWIVGES, encoded by the coding sequence ATGATCAGGCTGCGCGGCGTCGAGCGGTACTACGAGACGAAGGCGGGACGCACGTACGTCCTGCGGCAGATCGACCTGGACATCCGTGAAGGCGAGTTCCTCACCATCATGGGCCCGTCCGGCGCTGGCAAGTCCACGCTGCTCAGCATCCTGGGCATGCTGGACGCGGGCTGGCAGGGCCAGTACTGGCTGATGGGCCATGCGGTCCACGAACTCCATCCCAAACGCCGCGTCGAGCTGAACCGGCAGTACATCGGCTTCGTGTTCCAACAGTACCACCTGCTGGACGATCTCACGGTCGCGGAGAACCTCGAGGTCCCGCTGGCCTACCGGAACGTGCCGCGCAAGCAACGGCAGGCGATGGTGGCGGACATCCTCGACCGCTTCCAGATCGTGGCCAAGAAGGACCTGTACCCGAACCAGCTCTCGGGTGGTCAGCAGCAACTCGTGGCGGTGGCGCGGGCCATCATCGCCAAGCCGAAGATCATCCTCGCCGACGAGCCGACGGGCAACCTGCACTCCTCGCAGGGCAAGGAGATCATGGAGCTGTTCAAGCGCCTGAACGAGGAGGAAGGCACGACGATCGTCCAGGTCACGCACTCCGAGGCGAACGCCGCGTACGGCGACCGCACGATCCATTTGCTGGACGGCTGGATCGTGGGGGAGAGCTGA
- a CDS encoding GntR family transcriptional regulator, with translation MQTLLASGAIVVYRQRVATAYAHIRELIVTGRLPPGARLVETELAKRLGFSRTPIRGALRLLAREGYVKAEGTERHRMRVAPLSLEDARELFEIVGAIEGLGARAAARIPERKRARLAAELRSIDEALLEAAARDPVDPAEIFELFTRFHLRYMEAAAGPRLRALHDAIKPQAERYRRLYCTSPEGRVAASVSEHARIIEAIERGDGEAARAAVEENWRNAAERIASSIPRAPASSTLPVTTV, from the coding sequence ATGCAAACTCTCCTCGCGTCCGGGGCGATCGTCGTGTACAGGCAGCGTGTCGCAACCGCGTACGCGCACATCCGTGAGCTGATCGTCACCGGGCGCCTGCCTCCGGGCGCCCGCCTGGTCGAGACCGAGCTCGCCAAGCGACTCGGGTTCAGCAGGACCCCGATCCGCGGCGCGCTCCGGCTCCTGGCGCGCGAGGGGTACGTCAAGGCGGAAGGCACCGAGCGCCATCGCATGCGGGTCGCTCCGCTCTCCCTGGAAGACGCTCGAGAACTCTTCGAGATCGTCGGCGCCATCGAAGGGCTCGGCGCGCGAGCCGCCGCGCGCATCCCGGAACGCAAACGCGCGCGCCTCGCCGCCGAGCTGCGCAGCATCGACGAGGCGTTGCTCGAGGCCGCCGCCCGGGATCCCGTGGACCCGGCGGAAATCTTCGAGCTGTTCACCCGCTTCCACCTCCGGTACATGGAAGCGGCCGCCGGCCCGCGGCTACGCGCCCTGCACGACGCGATCAAGCCCCAGGCCGAGCGGTATCGACGTCTCTACTGTACATCACCGGAGGGCCGCGTCGCCGCGTCCGTCAGCGAGCATGCCAGGATCATCGAGGCGATCGAGCGCGGCGACGGCGAGGCGGCCCGCGCCGCAGTGGAAGAGAACTGGCGCAATGCCGCCGAACGCATCGCCAGTTCGATCCCCCGTGCTCCTGCCAGCTCCACGCTCCCCGTCACGACCGTGTGA